Proteins found in one archaeon genomic segment:
- a CDS encoding 5-formyltetrahydrofolate cyclo-ligase — MSKSELRQTALRSRRSLPSSTIESLSIQITEVLSTLPEFATASTLAAYAAKSDEVQTTGVIQAALGAGKTVLLPKVLIDSREITFHEVTDLSLLAPGAFGVLEPRADARVVPLRKADLVLVPVVAWDENGHRVGYGRGYFDKALKNRGRALAAGLALESQRFSNVPQGPTDEPLDIIVTEKRVVRPRSRSR; from the coding sequence ATGAGCAAGTCCGAGCTAAGGCAGACGGCTCTGCGCTCCAGGCGCTCGCTTCCTTCCTCCACGATCGAGAGCCTCAGCATCCAGATCACTGAAGTCCTTTCCACTCTTCCGGAGTTCGCGACGGCTTCCACTCTTGCGGCATACGCGGCGAAGAGCGACGAAGTACAGACGACTGGAGTGATCCAGGCCGCGCTCGGTGCGGGTAAGACTGTGCTGCTTCCGAAGGTCCTAATCGACTCTCGCGAGATAACCTTCCACGAAGTTACAGACTTGTCCCTGCTCGCCCCGGGCGCATTCGGCGTCCTCGAGCCCCGCGCCGATGCGAGGGTCGTTCCCCTCCGCAAGGCGGACCTCGTCCTCGTGCCTGTGGTCGCCTGGGACGAGAACGGCCATCGGGTCGGCTACGGACGGGGTTACTTTGACAAGGCTTTGAAGAACCGTGGGAGGGCCCTCGCCGCAGGTTTGGCGCTCGAGTCTCAGAGGTTCTCCAACGTACCTCAGGGCCCAACCGACGAGCCGCTCGACATCATAGTCACCGAGAAAAGGGTCGTCCGGCCCAGGAGTAGGTCGAGATGA
- the purF gene encoding amidophosphoribosyltransferase has translation MTDAKEKCGLVAARSATGQDVVRKTIHGLEALQHRGQESWGLATPGRPVFKKMGLVANWHLDAGQLANHRAGSAIGHVRYSTKGRSVLENAQPLQIESSFAIAHNGTLVGFEQLTGPVQEEFGQSCDSDTRVAGYRLLHHLKQQGDMFRAVQKLSTELVGAYCFIIVDSGGDVYAIRDPRGYRPLCLGWHEATKTYIAASESCALSAVGADFVRDVEPGEMVKFGAKGLESFRFAAKVPTAYCSFEYTYFAHPSSRINGVSVYEARKKVGRVLAKRSGAKGEVVIPVPDSARPSALGFSVEAGVPMDEGLMKDRYSRKGSIRSFIQPGQEGREDVVKRIIPIREVIQGRDVVVVDDSIVRGTSSSVIVKSLRKAGAKSVKMAVTFPPIRHPCFMGIDFPSKEELLVHRVAEEGDSIQTTASKVAEAIGADEFFFNDIEGLSEAIGLPQDSLCFACINGDYSKLTAATPIGETAKVETKP, from the coding sequence ATGACCGACGCGAAGGAGAAGTGCGGCCTCGTCGCGGCGCGCTCCGCGACCGGGCAAGACGTAGTCAGGAAGACGATCCACGGCCTCGAGGCTCTCCAGCACAGGGGGCAGGAGTCCTGGGGCCTTGCGACGCCCGGCAGGCCCGTCTTCAAGAAGATGGGCCTCGTGGCCAACTGGCATCTGGACGCCGGACAGCTCGCGAACCACAGGGCGGGCTCGGCCATAGGGCACGTAAGATACTCCACAAAGGGCCGCTCCGTCCTAGAGAACGCCCAGCCCCTCCAGATCGAATCCTCCTTCGCCATCGCCCACAACGGGACCCTAGTGGGCTTCGAGCAGCTGACCGGGCCAGTCCAGGAAGAGTTCGGCCAGTCGTGCGACTCCGACACCAGGGTCGCCGGCTACAGGCTCCTCCACCACCTGAAGCAGCAGGGCGACATGTTCAGAGCTGTGCAGAAGCTCTCCACCGAGCTAGTCGGGGCATACTGCTTCATCATAGTCGACTCCGGAGGAGACGTCTACGCCATCCGCGACCCGAGAGGATACCGACCTCTTTGCCTTGGATGGCACGAGGCGACCAAGACGTACATCGCCGCCTCCGAGAGCTGCGCGCTGTCTGCGGTCGGGGCAGACTTCGTCCGCGACGTCGAGCCGGGCGAGATGGTGAAGTTCGGCGCTAAGGGCCTCGAGTCCTTCAGGTTCGCCGCGAAAGTACCCACCGCCTACTGTTCCTTCGAGTACACCTACTTCGCTCACCCGTCGTCGCGGATCAACGGCGTCTCGGTCTACGAGGCCAGGAAGAAGGTGGGAAGGGTCCTGGCGAAGAGGTCCGGAGCAAAGGGGGAGGTCGTCATCCCGGTCCCCGACTCTGCCAGGCCGTCCGCCCTCGGGTTCTCAGTCGAGGCAGGAGTCCCGATGGACGAGGGCCTGATGAAGGACAGGTACAGCAGGAAGGGGAGCATCAGGAGCTTCATCCAGCCTGGGCAGGAGGGCAGAGAGGACGTCGTTAAGAGGATCATACCCATCCGCGAGGTGATTCAGGGCAGGGACGTCGTAGTCGTCGACGACAGCATCGTCCGGGGCACCAGCTCCAGCGTGATCGTGAAGTCGCTGAGAAAGGCGGGTGCCAAGTCGGTCAAGATGGCGGTGACCTTCCCTCCCATCAGGCACCCTTGCTTCATGGGGATCGACTTCCCCAGCAAGGAGGAACTCCTCGTGCACAGGGTCGCCGAGGAGGGCGACTCCATACAGACGACCGCCTCCAAGGTCGCCGAAGCGATCGGTGCTGACGAATTCTTCTTCAACGACATCGAGGGCCTAAGCGAAGCGATAGGCCTTCCTCAGGACAGTCTCTGTTTCGCCTGCATCAACGGGGACTACTCGAAGTTGACGGCTGCGACCCCGATCGGCGAGACGGCCAAGGTCGAGACCAAGCCTTGA
- a CDS encoding adenylosuccinate lyase yields MSSKRDKDAQERFGYDSYLSPFTWRYASKEMRALFSEEEKRATWRKVWLSLAQAQGALGLLSKREVKDIRSKSGRAHLDIAKAHNLEGKIRHDLMAELRTFADQAKVGGGKLHLGATSMDIEDNADILIYRKAVAILRSRILEVLAHLRTRVVENKEVVCMAWTHLQPAEPTTLGYRFANYAQDLVLDLKLLDAVRDTFLGGKGIKGAVGTSASFKALLGTDAKVRGQEAAVMKILGIEAFEVTGQTYPRKVDFVLLSCLASVAQSCHKFGLDLRVMQSPAFGEWAEPFGERQVGSSAMPFKRNPITAERMCSLARLVGAMPPVAFSNAASSILERTLDDSAARRIAVPESFLAVEECLILYGRLAGGLRVFPEMIKKNVARYGPFAGTEPLMMELSKKGGDRQKLHEMIRVKSQLAWEEVMMGRANPIERLLAKEKSVSTRITGRELSRLMDPKRHVGDAASRCDSFVRSTLDPILAKARRRSGSEKRGF; encoded by the coding sequence ATGAGTTCGAAGCGGGACAAGGACGCCCAAGAGAGGTTCGGGTATGACTCCTACCTCTCGCCGTTCACGTGGCGATACGCCAGCAAGGAGATGAGAGCGCTTTTTTCCGAGGAGGAGAAGAGGGCGACCTGGAGGAAGGTCTGGCTCTCGCTCGCGCAAGCTCAGGGCGCACTGGGGCTCCTCTCCAAAAGGGAAGTGAAGGACATCCGCTCGAAGAGCGGCAGGGCTCACCTCGACATCGCGAAGGCGCACAATCTGGAGGGGAAGATCAGGCACGACCTCATGGCAGAGCTGAGGACCTTTGCGGACCAGGCCAAGGTGGGGGGAGGTAAGCTCCACCTGGGGGCCACCTCGATGGACATCGAGGACAATGCGGACATTCTGATCTATCGGAAGGCAGTCGCGATCCTCCGCTCGAGGATCCTCGAAGTTCTTGCACACCTCAGGACAAGGGTCGTCGAGAACAAGGAGGTGGTCTGCATGGCCTGGACGCACCTTCAGCCAGCGGAGCCCACGACGCTTGGCTACAGGTTCGCCAACTACGCCCAGGACCTCGTGCTGGACCTGAAGCTCCTGGACGCGGTCCGGGACACCTTCCTCGGGGGCAAGGGCATCAAGGGAGCGGTGGGGACGTCGGCTAGCTTCAAGGCCCTCCTCGGGACGGATGCGAAGGTAAGGGGCCAGGAAGCGGCTGTCATGAAGATTCTCGGGATCGAGGCCTTCGAAGTGACCGGGCAGACCTACCCAAGGAAGGTGGACTTCGTCCTTCTCTCTTGCCTTGCGTCTGTCGCCCAGAGCTGCCACAAGTTCGGTCTCGACCTGAGGGTGATGCAGTCGCCGGCCTTCGGCGAGTGGGCCGAACCCTTCGGGGAGAGGCAGGTCGGGTCGAGCGCGATGCCGTTCAAGAGGAATCCGATAACGGCCGAACGCATGTGTTCTCTGGCCAGGCTGGTCGGCGCGATGCCCCCGGTGGCTTTCTCCAACGCCGCCTCCAGCATTCTGGAGAGGACCCTGGACGACTCAGCAGCCAGGCGGATTGCAGTCCCCGAGTCTTTCTTGGCTGTGGAGGAGTGCCTCATTCTGTACGGGAGACTTGCCGGAGGCCTGCGCGTCTTCCCCGAGATGATCAAGAAGAACGTGGCAAGGTACGGGCCCTTTGCCGGGACTGAGCCCTTGATGATGGAGCTTTCCAAGAAGGGAGGTGACAGGCAGAAGCTTCATGAGATGATCAGAGTGAAGTCCCAATTGGCATGGGAGGAAGTGATGATGGGCAGAGCCAACCCAATCGAGCGGTTGCTCGCCAAAGAGAAGTCGGTCTCGACGCGGATCACGGGAAGAGAGTTGAGCAGGCTCATGGACCCGAAGAGGCACGTCGGAGACGCGGCAAGTCGCTGCGATTCGTTCGTCAGAAGTACTCTGGACCCGATTCTTGCGAAGGCAAGACGCAGGTCAGGGTCGGAGAAACGCGGATTCTAA
- the purL gene encoding phosphoribosylformylglycinamidine synthase subunit PurL, producing the protein MIASKVVLGLTEDETATVRRTLGREPNETEWAVIDAEWSEHSSYKSSKSLLKLFPTTGRRVLLGPGYDAGVVDVGGGYTVTLHIESHNHPSAIDPYGGASTGIGGVVRDILSVASRPLALVDILRFGDPRRSTHSVWLLRNVVRGIADYGNCIGIPTVAGDIEFDETFERNCLVDVACVGVARKGSLILAEARTPGDVVVLAGGSTGRDGVGGASFASKNLGDTPSSDRSSVQVPDPFMKKLLIDSLLEAAQTGLIRGMKDLGGGGLSTGLSEIASKGGSGVDVELARVQVREPDMGPTEVMTSESQERMLLILDPKRSAPVLKTLEKYEVPYSVIGKVTADGRLSVRWNGKKIVDLPADFVANSPLIPRVAVKPSRVTPAPRPKEPGVASALASLMGSPNISSRRWVYEQYDHEVGTSTVLKPGGADAALMRLPNGSFLAIKADGNSKHSALDPRSGGAGCVAEASRNVVAVGAEPIAMVDHLQFGDPSDPGVYWSFRESVEGMADYCRRTSIPVVGGKVSFYNEDDATGIPIKPSPIAMVVGLAPPSTTKAQASFTRPEEAVFLVGETRPELGGSEYYETVLGFVGGRVPRPDPEQDSRTYAAMLGLIRSRATTAVHDLSKGGLAAAATEMCIGRGLGVSIDLSLVPGESLSRTEALFSESHGRFLLSTASPKKAESALSKSGIPHARIGVTGGKEVSILAGGRRVAALDVARLSRLWETGLSELME; encoded by the coding sequence TTGATCGCCTCGAAGGTCGTCCTGGGCCTGACCGAAGACGAAACGGCCACAGTGAGGAGGACCCTGGGGCGAGAACCCAACGAGACCGAGTGGGCCGTCATCGACGCGGAGTGGTCCGAGCACAGCTCGTACAAGTCCTCGAAGTCCCTCCTCAAGCTCTTCCCGACGACCGGGCGCCGGGTCCTCCTAGGCCCGGGCTATGATGCGGGAGTCGTGGACGTCGGCGGCGGATACACCGTGACCCTTCACATCGAAAGCCACAACCACCCCTCGGCCATCGACCCCTACGGCGGGGCCTCCACAGGGATCGGGGGCGTCGTGAGGGACATCCTCTCCGTCGCCTCGCGCCCGCTTGCGCTGGTCGACATCCTGAGGTTCGGCGACCCAAGGAGGAGCACCCACTCCGTCTGGCTGCTTCGCAACGTCGTCAGGGGGATCGCTGACTACGGCAACTGCATCGGGATTCCCACCGTAGCCGGTGACATCGAGTTCGATGAGACCTTTGAGCGAAACTGCCTCGTCGACGTCGCCTGCGTGGGGGTGGCCAGGAAGGGTTCCCTGATACTGGCCGAAGCCCGCACTCCCGGAGACGTGGTAGTCCTTGCAGGCGGCTCCACCGGCAGAGACGGAGTAGGCGGCGCCTCCTTCGCCTCCAAGAACCTCGGAGACACCCCTAGCTCTGACAGGTCCTCCGTACAGGTCCCTGACCCCTTCATGAAGAAACTTCTGATCGATTCCCTGCTCGAAGCGGCCCAGACGGGCCTCATCCGAGGAATGAAGGACCTGGGGGGAGGCGGCCTCTCGACCGGGCTCTCTGAGATAGCCTCCAAGGGCGGCAGCGGGGTGGACGTCGAGCTCGCCCGGGTCCAAGTGAGGGAGCCGGACATGGGGCCGACCGAAGTGATGACCTCCGAGTCTCAGGAGAGGATGCTCCTGATACTCGACCCGAAGCGCTCAGCCCCGGTCCTGAAGACTCTGGAGAAGTACGAAGTTCCTTATTCAGTGATCGGCAAGGTGACGGCCGACGGGAGGCTCAGCGTGCGCTGGAACGGGAAGAAGATAGTCGACCTCCCCGCTGACTTCGTCGCCAACTCGCCTCTGATACCGAGGGTTGCGGTCAAGCCCTCGCGGGTGACCCCTGCTCCGAGACCCAAGGAGCCTGGCGTCGCCTCCGCCCTCGCATCTCTGATGGGCTCGCCGAACATCTCGAGCAGGCGCTGGGTCTACGAACAGTACGACCACGAGGTCGGCACAAGCACAGTCCTCAAGCCTGGTGGCGCCGATGCGGCCCTCATGCGGCTCCCCAACGGCTCCTTCCTCGCGATCAAGGCCGATGGCAACAGCAAGCATAGCGCCCTCGACCCCAGGTCGGGCGGGGCGGGTTGCGTGGCAGAAGCGAGCAGGAACGTGGTCGCGGTGGGCGCCGAGCCGATAGCGATGGTGGACCACCTCCAATTCGGAGATCCGTCTGACCCCGGGGTCTACTGGTCATTCCGTGAATCGGTCGAAGGCATGGCCGACTACTGCAGGCGGACCTCCATACCAGTGGTGGGCGGCAAGGTCAGCTTCTACAACGAGGACGACGCGACCGGGATCCCGATCAAGCCCTCCCCGATCGCAATGGTGGTGGGCCTGGCCCCTCCCTCGACCACGAAGGCACAGGCCTCCTTCACGCGCCCCGAAGAGGCCGTCTTCCTCGTAGGGGAGACGCGGCCCGAGCTCGGAGGCTCGGAGTACTACGAGACCGTCCTCGGCTTCGTTGGAGGAAGAGTACCCAGGCCGGACCCTGAGCAGGACTCGAGGACGTACGCCGCAATGCTGGGGCTGATCCGCAGTCGCGCGACGACAGCGGTGCACGACCTCTCAAAGGGGGGCTTGGCCGCGGCGGCCACTGAGATGTGCATCGGAAGGGGCCTCGGGGTCTCGATAGACCTGTCTCTCGTCCCTGGCGAGTCGCTCTCCCGTACAGAGGCGCTCTTCTCGGAGTCCCACGGAAGGTTCCTCCTGTCCACCGCCTCCCCGAAGAAGGCCGAGTCGGCCCTATCAAAGTCAGGCATACCCCACGCGCGTATCGGAGTCACAGGAGGCAAGGAAGTCTCGATACTTGCAGGCGGCCGAAGGGTTGCGGCCCTCGACGTGGCCAGGCTCAGTCGCCTATGGGAGACAGGGCTCTCGGAGCTGATGGAATGA
- a CDS encoding phosphoribosylaminoimidazolesuccinocarboxamide synthase — translation MTPPGTFVRSGKVKDIYELDRDLLLFHFTDRVSAFDVVLPTAIPRKGDVLCRLGAHFFETLGVPNHMVRLEGPDMMVVRRMDMIMVECVVRGYLYGSLMERASNGQVTLQVPSVLASKLPSPYFDPTTKSDVKDEPITEPAIVREGRASQEELDELKRASFEIYDKISASAGPAGFILADIKLEFGRGERGGVVLGDSIGPDEFRMWPSEAYAPGKSQESYDKQPIRDWLISEGYKARLDQARKAGEKVPAPPALPGWLVEETSRRYTAVYEGLSGKRL, via the coding sequence ATGACCCCCCCTGGCACGTTCGTGCGGTCGGGCAAGGTCAAGGACATCTACGAGCTGGACCGCGACCTACTCCTCTTCCACTTCACCGACAGGGTCTCCGCCTTCGACGTGGTCCTGCCCACTGCGATCCCGAGGAAGGGCGACGTGCTCTGCCGCCTTGGGGCGCACTTCTTCGAGACTCTGGGCGTCCCCAATCACATGGTCCGCCTTGAGGGCCCGGACATGATGGTCGTAAGGAGGATGGACATGATAATGGTCGAGTGCGTCGTAAGGGGCTACCTCTACGGGAGTCTGATGGAGAGGGCCTCCAACGGACAGGTGACGCTTCAGGTCCCCTCAGTGCTCGCCTCGAAACTGCCGAGCCCTTACTTCGACCCCACGACGAAGTCCGACGTCAAGGACGAACCGATCACCGAGCCCGCCATAGTAAGAGAGGGCAGGGCGAGTCAGGAAGAACTCGACGAGCTGAAGCGGGCTTCCTTCGAAATCTACGACAAGATCTCCGCGAGCGCCGGGCCCGCGGGTTTCATCCTCGCAGACATCAAGCTCGAGTTCGGAAGAGGCGAGAGGGGAGGAGTGGTCCTGGGGGACTCCATCGGCCCGGACGAGTTCAGGATGTGGCCCTCAGAGGCCTACGCTCCGGGGAAGTCACAGGAGAGCTACGACAAGCAGCCCATCAGGGACTGGCTCATCTCCGAGGGATACAAGGCTAGGCTCGACCAAGCGAGGAAGGCTGGGGAAAAGGTCCCTGCTCCGCCGGCCCTTCCAGGCTGGCTCGTGGAGGAGACGAGCAGGCGATACACCGCCGTCTACGAAGGTCTCTCAGGGAAGCGCCTCTAG
- the purQ gene encoding phosphoribosylformylglycinamidine synthase I: protein MDAVAAIRRVRGLRPDLVWHEDSEVSKYDAVVLPGGFSFGDYLRGGAIAARSPALGRIERLAEKGVPVLGICNGFQILIEAGLLPGALLRNSTLRFVCRWVTVKVENERTPFTRGMKKGQVLRMPIAHNEGRYTAQPGELARLGSEAGVVFRYCDQEGRATKGSNPTGTSKNIAGITNREGNVVGLMPHPERASDRVLSPYDSADGASIFASLLEAAS from the coding sequence ATGGACGCGGTCGCAGCGATCAGGCGGGTCCGGGGGCTCAGGCCGGACCTCGTGTGGCACGAAGACTCCGAAGTATCGAAGTATGACGCTGTAGTCCTCCCCGGCGGCTTCTCCTTCGGCGACTACCTCAGAGGGGGAGCGATCGCCGCGAGGAGCCCCGCCTTGGGCCGCATCGAGCGCCTCGCCGAGAAGGGGGTCCCGGTGCTGGGCATCTGCAACGGGTTTCAGATTCTCATAGAAGCAGGCCTCCTCCCCGGCGCCCTCCTCAGGAACTCGACGCTCAGGTTCGTCTGCAGGTGGGTCACCGTCAAGGTCGAGAACGAGCGGACTCCCTTCACTCGAGGGATGAAGAAGGGCCAGGTGCTCCGGATGCCCATCGCGCACAACGAGGGAAGGTACACCGCACAGCCCGGGGAACTCGCCCGCCTTGGGTCTGAAGCGGGGGTCGTCTTCAGGTATTGCGACCAGGAGGGCAGGGCGACCAAAGGCTCCAACCCCACCGGCACATCAAAGAACATCGCTGGGATCACGAACCGCGAGGGCAACGTAGTCGGCCTGATGCCTCACCCGGAGAGGGCATCGGACCGGGTCCTCAGCCCATACGACTCGGCGGACGGCGCTTCGATCTTCGCCTCCCTCCTGGAGGCCGCAAGTTGA
- the purE gene encoding 5-(carboxyamino)imidazole ribonucleotide mutase, with protein sequence MTETTVAVIAGSKSDQAITDEASKALTELGVAHEVHFISAHRNPEKLKKFVGSSKARVFIAVAGLSAHLPGVVASMTTRPVIGVPVAVKLNGLDSLLSIVQMPPGVPVACVGVDNGRNAGILAAEIVALEDNRVGEKIAKLRDSWR encoded by the coding sequence ATGACGGAAACTACAGTGGCTGTGATTGCTGGGAGCAAGAGCGACCAGGCTATAACTGACGAAGCATCCAAGGCGCTCACAGAGCTCGGAGTCGCTCACGAGGTGCACTTCATCTCTGCCCACCGGAACCCCGAAAAGCTGAAGAAGTTCGTAGGTTCATCTAAGGCCCGAGTCTTCATCGCGGTCGCAGGCCTCTCCGCTCACCTGCCAGGAGTCGTCGCGTCCATGACCACCAGGCCCGTGATCGGGGTCCCTGTCGCTGTGAAACTCAACGGCCTAGACTCACTCCTTTCGATTGTACAGATGCCGCCCGGGGTACCAGTCGCCTGCGTGGGGGTGGACAACGGGAGGAACGCCGGCATACTCGCGGCCGAGATCGTCGCACTCGAGGACAACCGCGTCGGTGAAAAGATCGCGAAGCTGAGAGATTCATGGCGATGA
- a CDS encoding bifunctional 5,10-methylene-tetrahydrofolate dehydrogenase/5,10-methylene-tetrahydrofolate cyclohydrolase (catalyzes the formation of 5,10-methenyltetrahydrofolate from 5,10-methylenetetrahydrofolate and subsequent formation of 10-formyltetrahydrofolate from 5,10-methenyltetrahydrofolate), translated as MTATIMDGRALAASIETSLASQVSKMKGLGTNPTLATVLVGDDPASKVYLGSKHRAAKRTGITSTSHSLPASSSEAQVVSLIRQLNEDRSVHGILLQLPLPDHLDQRRVVEAISPEKDVDGLTSTNTGRLFYGEADLVPCTPRGVMELLHHYKVKIPSSTAVIINRSALVGKPLYHLLLSEDATVTMCHSKSPDLAAVASRADILITAVGRRPRFTLTADMVREGAVVVDVAMNRVGDKLVGDADFESVSKKASYITPVPGGVGPMTVIMLIQNTLIAASRQAGLLLPSVARG; from the coding sequence ATGACCGCGACGATCATGGACGGCAGGGCGCTCGCAGCCAGCATCGAGACCAGCCTCGCATCCCAGGTCTCGAAGATGAAGGGCCTGGGGACCAATCCGACACTCGCCACGGTCCTGGTCGGAGACGACCCCGCTTCCAAGGTCTACCTGGGCAGCAAGCATCGCGCCGCGAAGAGGACGGGCATCACCTCGACGAGCCACTCTCTCCCCGCCAGCTCGAGCGAGGCCCAGGTCGTCTCGCTGATTCGGCAGCTCAATGAGGACCGCTCGGTCCACGGAATCCTGCTCCAGCTCCCCCTCCCCGACCACCTAGACCAGAGGCGGGTCGTCGAAGCGATCAGCCCCGAGAAGGACGTCGACGGCCTCACTTCAACGAATACCGGGCGTCTCTTCTACGGCGAGGCAGACCTAGTCCCGTGCACCCCGCGCGGAGTAATGGAGTTGCTCCATCACTACAAGGTCAAGATCCCATCCTCCACCGCCGTGATAATCAACCGCAGCGCGCTCGTCGGGAAACCTCTCTACCACCTCCTCCTGAGCGAAGATGCGACAGTCACGATGTGCCACTCAAAATCCCCAGACCTTGCGGCCGTCGCCAGTCGCGCCGACATCCTGATAACAGCCGTGGGCCGCCGACCGCGGTTCACCTTGACCGCAGACATGGTCCGAGAGGGGGCCGTGGTTGTTGATGTCGCCATGAATCGCGTCGGAGACAAGCTCGTCGGGGACGCAGACTTCGAGTCCGTGTCGAAGAAGGCCTCCTACATCACCCCGGTCCCTGGAGGGGTTGGCCCGATGACTGTAATCATGTTGATTCAGAACACTCTGATCGCGGCTTCCCGGCAGGCCGGTCTCTTGCTGCCATCGGTGGCCCGAGGATGA
- the purM gene encoding phosphoribosylformylglycinamidine cyclo-ligase, producing MTRSSYAKAGVDINTVKKIQATLAGTLGSTFRFRSGRGAPLIPIGHYAGLVDLGGDSALALHTDGVGSKVLVAQRLRKFDTVGIDCVAMTVNDLVCLGAEPVALLDYIALERENEPLVADLTRGLVEGARLSSAPIVGGETAVLGDVIKGYGGNGFDLVSMGAGLVDKRDLVDGSRISKGDLVLGLESSGLHSNGFTLARRILGKVPLGSSPEGLGTSVGEALLEPTRIYVKPVLAAAKGGDIHGIAHVTGGAFTKLGRLVGNGRLGFDLRMPPPPPIFGLLQKLGRVSAKEMYSTFNMGVGMCLVLPPGEEQRAARRLRRGGLAVHEIGRVRSASGVSVNGLRVS from the coding sequence GTGACCCGCTCCTCCTACGCGAAGGCGGGCGTCGACATCAATACCGTCAAAAAGATCCAAGCGACCCTCGCAGGAACCCTCGGTTCCACCTTCCGGTTCAGGTCGGGAAGAGGAGCCCCCCTCATCCCGATCGGCCACTACGCTGGGCTCGTCGACCTTGGCGGGGACTCGGCCCTCGCGCTCCACACCGACGGCGTGGGGTCCAAGGTCCTGGTCGCTCAGCGCCTGCGGAAGTTCGACACTGTCGGAATAGACTGCGTCGCCATGACAGTCAACGACCTCGTATGCCTCGGGGCAGAGCCCGTTGCACTATTGGACTACATCGCCCTCGAGCGAGAGAATGAACCGCTCGTGGCGGACCTCACCCGTGGGCTCGTCGAAGGAGCGCGCCTCTCATCGGCCCCAATCGTGGGCGGCGAGACAGCCGTACTGGGGGACGTAATCAAGGGCTACGGGGGCAACGGGTTCGACCTGGTGTCCATGGGAGCGGGCCTGGTAGACAAGCGGGACCTGGTCGACGGCTCCAGGATCTCGAAGGGAGACCTCGTGCTCGGCCTCGAGAGCTCGGGCCTGCACTCCAACGGCTTCACTCTCGCGCGAAGGATCTTGGGCAAGGTCCCCTTGGGGAGCTCTCCCGAGGGGCTCGGGACCTCCGTCGGGGAGGCCCTGCTCGAACCGACCAGAATCTACGTCAAACCAGTCCTCGCGGCCGCAAAGGGAGGAGACATCCACGGAATCGCCCACGTGACTGGGGGCGCATTCACGAAGCTTGGGAGGCTCGTAGGGAACGGGCGGCTAGGATTCGACCTCAGGATGCCTCCACCGCCCCCAATCTTCGGACTCTTGCAGAAGCTAGGGAGAGTTTCCGCCAAGGAGATGTATTCGACATTCAACATGGGAGTGGGCATGTGCCTTGTACTCCCGCCTGGCGAAGAGCAGCGCGCGGCAAGAAGGCTTCGAAGGGGCGGCCTAGCCGTCCATGAAATCGGTAGAGTGAGAAGCGCGTCTGGTGTCTCCGTCAACGGCCTTAGGGTCAGTTAG
- a CDS encoding phosphoribosylglycinamide formyltransferase, protein MINIGVLVSGRGSNLESILGEIKRGSIKGARVSVVVSNNPEAKALQVAKKHGVAGVALGPSDSSESMGQAMVEVLKAHGVTPREGLVLLAGFMKILPKSFVDTFRGRIMNIHPSLLPAFPGIDAQRQALEYGVKVAGCTVHFVVPEVDAGPVVVQRAVRVAEGDSAQTLAARILREEHKLYPEAVRLFVEGRLRIVGRRVLITP, encoded by the coding sequence TTGATCAACATCGGGGTCCTCGTCTCCGGGCGCGGCTCCAACCTCGAGTCCATCCTAGGCGAAATCAAGAGGGGCTCGATCAAGGGCGCCAGAGTCTCGGTCGTAGTAAGCAACAATCCCGAGGCCAAGGCCCTGCAGGTCGCCAAGAAGCACGGGGTTGCAGGAGTGGCACTGGGCCCTTCTGATTCCTCTGAATCAATGGGTCAGGCAATGGTGGAAGTCCTGAAGGCCCACGGAGTCACTCCGCGGGAAGGGCTAGTACTCCTTGCCGGCTTCATGAAGATCCTTCCGAAGAGCTTCGTGGATACTTTCAGGGGACGGATCATGAACATCCACCCGTCCCTCCTGCCCGCCTTCCCAGGCATCGACGCGCAGCGCCAGGCGTTGGAGTACGGAGTGAAGGTCGCCGGGTGCACCGTCCACTTCGTAGTTCCCGAAGTCGACGCAGGGCCAGTAGTCGTCCAACGCGCAGTCCGCGTCGCGGAAGGAGACAGCGCGCAGACTCTCGCAGCCCGGATCCTGAGGGAGGAACACAAGCTCTACCCAGAGGCGGTCCGGCTCTTCGTGGAGGGGCGCCTGAGGATCGTAGGAAGGAGGGTCCTCATCACCCCATGA